A region from the Panicum hallii strain FIL2 chromosome 1, PHallii_v3.1, whole genome shotgun sequence genome encodes:
- the LOC112886193 gene encoding cytochrome c oxidase subunit 6b-3, with product MAEIEIKTAPADFRFPTTNQTRHCFTRYVEYHRCVNAKGDDAGDCDKFAKYYRSLCPGEWVEKWNEQRENGTFPGPL from the exons ATGGCCGAG ATTGAGATAAAAACAGCACCTGCGGACTTCCGTTTCCCTACGACAAACCAGACAAGGCATTGTTTTACTCGCTATGTAGAGTACCACAG GTGTGTGAACGCCAAAGGGGACGATGCTGGTGACTGTGACAAATTCGCCAAGTACTACAGGTCCCTTTGCCCTGGAGAATGG GTTGAGAAGTGGAACGAGCAGAGGGAGAACGGGACCTTTCCAGGACCTCTCTGA
- the LOC112874602 gene encoding S-adenosylmethionine decarboxylase proenzyme-like: MAVLQGAGAAPPPVSAIGFEGYEKRLEISFSEASVFADPNGRGLRALSRAQIDSVLDLARCTIVSELSNEDFDSYVLSESSLFVYPYKVVIKTCGTTKLLLAIPRMLELAEELSLPLAAVKYSRGTFIFPDAQPSPHKNFADEVAFLNRYFGGLKSGGNAYVIGDPAKPGQNWHIYYATEHPEEPVVTLEMCMTGLDKKKASVFFKTSADGQTSCAKEMTKLSGISDIILEMEICDFDFEPCGYSMNAIHGPAFSTIHVTPEDGFSYASYEVMGLNPSSFAYGDLVKRVLRCFSPSEFSVAVTIFGGRDNAKTWGKKLDADAYACSNMVEQELPSGGLLIYQSFTTTDEAATGSPRSVLHGFVGDRAENGELDAPLCWEADAVDDETEEREVKKMKC, translated from the coding sequence ATGGCAGTCCTGCAAGGTGCTGGTGCTGCCCCTCCCCCGGTCTCTGCTATTGGGTTTGAGGGATATGAGAAGCGCCTTGAGATCAGCTTCTCTGAGGCATCTGTCTTCGCTGACCCCAATGGAAGGGGACTGCGCGCTCTCTCGCGTGCCCAGATTGACTCTGTTCTTGACCTTGCACGGTGCACCATTGTGTCTGAGCTCTCAAATGAGGACTTCGACTCTTATGTCTTATCTGAGTCAAGCCTGTTTGTGTACCCCTACAAGGTTGTGATCAAGACCTGCGGTACTACCAAGCTTCTGCTTGCCATTCCGAGGATGCTTGAGCTTGCTGAGGAGCTCTCACTGCCCCTTGCTGCTGTTAAATACTCACGTGGGACATTCATATTCCCTGATGCACAGCCTTCCCCACACAAGAACTTTGCTGATGAAGTTGCCTTCCTGAACCGCTACTTTGGCGGTCTCAAGTCCGGTGGCAATGCTTATGTGATTGGAGATCCTGCAAAGCCTGGGCAGAATTGGCACATCTACTATGCCACTGAGCACCCTGAGGAGCCTGTTGTTACTCTGGAGATGTGCATGACTGGGCTGGATAAGAAGAAAGCTTCTGTCTTCTTCAAGACCTCCGCAGATGGCCAGACATCCTGTGCTAAGGAGATGACCAAGCTTTCTGGTATCTCAGACATCATCCTGGAGATGGAGATCTGTGACTTTGACTTTGAGCCCTGCGGCTACTCCATGAATGCCATCCATGGCCCTGCTTTTTCGACCATCCATGTGACCCCAGAGGATGGCTTCAGCTATGCAAGCTACGAGGTCATGGGCTTGAACCCGTCCTCCTTTGCTTATGGCGACCTGGTTAAGAGGGTGTTGAGGTGCTTCAGCCCATCTGAGTTCTCTGTTGCCGTGACCATCTTTGGTGGGCGTGACAATGCGAAGACCTGGGGGAAGAAGCTGGATGCTGATGCCTATGCTTGCAGCAACATGGTTGAGCAGGAGCTGCCTTCTGGTGGCTTGCTCATTTATCAGAGCTTCACTACTACTGATGAAGCCGCCACTGGATCGCCGAGGTCTGTCCTGCATGGCTTTGTTGGGGACCGTGCTGAGAATGGTGAGCTTGACGCTCCTTTGTGCTGGGAGGCGGATGCTGTGGATGATGAGACTGAGGAAAGGGAGGTAAAGAAGATGAAATGCTGA
- the LOC112874486 gene encoding histone-lysine N-methyltransferase ASHR3-like isoform X2 has translation MPDLSTVYLPPFPELSVDAAGDLADDHAGDAAAAAASIDAAPASASSSASVEDGGGGGGGGPLMLPVECRWSGRVRTFDMSGAGGAVACPAARRGGGGGKKPSFAPSPGPSRTQAPAPGKTLEERVSEWAARKAAAGVPAHHCVLPFLTGAPKAVECCLCFRIIYAGEKINCSVRCCPEVFHLNCVVKGTSNFTAESFRCPQHACMVCKQKMFFWRCGRCTVAAHTKCAPWPMIHLKDDRGSAICWRHPSDWLLQNENADFTNSIEEVFHRLPLPYVNEDFNIDSTIRDFAEAVYKPPPYTSIRRNVYLIKKKRIGVRADTGCTNCRADSICKEDCECRGLSMSCSKNCRCSDLCTNRPFRKDKKIKIVKTERCGWGAVALEPLEKVIDDAICEQRLWDIRDRGDKNFYMCEISKDFTIDATFKGNASRFLNHSCEPNCKLEKWQVDGETRVGVFASRSIKVGEPLTYDYRFVHFGEKVECHCEAPNCQGYLGNQIKNPTQNALAIKEELEKSHEHSPIQHGSTASILHSMSHLLPWTNPNCIEVSFNLRSKSKITRICWVGKRKRTSLVASYNKHGNVGE, from the exons ATGCCGGATCTGAGCACCGTCTACCTCCCTCCTTTTCCCGAACTTTCCGTCGACGCCGCGGGGGACCTCGCCGACGACCACGCCGgggatgccgccgccgccgccgcatcgatCGACGCGGCGCCCGCGTCCGCGTCTTCGTCTGCCTCTgtggaggacggcggcggcggcggcggcggcggccccctCATGCTCCCAGTGGAATGCCGGTGGAGCGGCCGTGTCCGCACCTTCGACATGTCGGGCGCGGGCGGTGCGGTCGCCTGCcccgccgcgcggcgcggcggcggcggcgggaagaaGCCGTCCTTTGCTCCGTCACCCGGTCCATCGCGGACGCAGGCTCCAGCGCCGGGTAAGACGCTCGAGGAACGCGTGAGCGAGTGGGCAGCTAGGAAGGCAGCGGCCGGCGTCCCTGCCCACCACTGCGTGCTGCCTTTCCTCACCGGTGCGCCAAAGGCG GTCGAATGCTGTTTGTGCTTCAGGATTATTTATGCTGGAGAAAAAATAAATTGTTCAGTTAGGTGCTGTCCAGAGGTCTTCCATCTTAACTGTGTTGTGAAAGGCACTTCAAACTTCACCGCTGAAAGCTTCAGGTGCCCTCAACAT GCCTGTATGGTTTGTAAGCAAAAGATGTTCTTTTGGCGCTGCGGGCGTTGTACAGTTGCAGCACATACAAAATGTGCACCATGGCCAATGATTCATCTAAAAGACGATCGAGGAAGTGCAATTTGCTGGAGGCATCCTTCTGACTGGCTTCTGCAAAATGAG AATGCTGACTTTACCAACAGCATAGAG GAAGTGTTTCACCGGCTACCTCTTCCATATGTTAATGAAGACTTCAATATTGATTCAACCATTAGGGATTTTGCTGAGGCTGTTTACAAGCCACCCCCCTATACGTCCATCAGGCGCA ATGTATATTTGATAAAAAAGAAGCGCATTGGTGTTCGTGCGGATACTGGGTGCACGAACTGCCGAGCTGATTCTATTTGCAAAGAAGACTGTGAATGCAG GGGTCTTTCGATGAGTTGTTCCAAGAATTGCCGCTGCTCAGATCTCTGTACCAACAGGCCATTCCGCAAGGATAAGAAAATTAAAATTGTGAAG ACAGAGCGTTGTGGATGGGGTGCTGTTGCATTGGAGCCATTGGAGAAAG TCATTGACGACGCGATATGTGAACAAAGGCTTTGGGATATAAGAGATCGCGGTGACAAAAACTTCTACATGTGTGAAATCAGCAAAGATTTTACAATAGATGCAACATTTAAAGGAAATGCATCGCGTTTTCTAAACCACAGTTGTGAGCCCAACTGCAAACTCGAAAAATG GCAGGTTGACGGTGAGACAAGAGTTGGTGTCTTCGCCTCTCGTTCCATCAAAGTTGGAGAGCCCTTAACTTATGACTACAG GTTTGTACATTTTGGAGAGAAAGTGGAGTGCCACTGCGAGGCACCAAACTGCCAGGGCTACCTGGGCAACCAAATAAAGAACCCAACTCAAAACGCTCTTGCAATTAAAGAAGAGCTAGAGAAGTCACACGAACATTCGCCCATACAACACGGCAGCACTGCTTCAATATTGCACTCAATGTCTCATTTGTTACCTTGGACCAACCCCAACTGTATAGAGGTCTCTTTTAACCTGAGAAGCAAAAGCAAAATAACTCGGATATGCTGGGTCGGCAAGAGGAAGAGAACATCCCTCGTGGCATCTTACAACAAGCATGGCAACGTCGGTGAGTGA
- the LOC112874486 gene encoding histone-lysine N-methyltransferase ASHR3-like isoform X1, giving the protein MPDLSTVYLPPFPELSVDAAGDLADDHAGDAAAAAASIDAAPASASSSASVEDGGGGGGGGPLMLPVECRWSGRVRTFDMSGAGGAVACPAARRGGGGGKKPSFAPSPGPSRTQAPAPGKTLEERVSEWAARKAAAGVPAHHCVLPFLTGAPKAVECCLCFRIIYAGEKINCSVRCCPEVFHLNCVVKGTSNFTAESFRCPQHACMVCKQKMFFWRCGRCTVAAHTKCAPWPMIHLKDDRGSAICWRHPSDWLLQNENADFTNSIEEVFHRLPLPYVNEDFNIDSTIRDFAEAVYKPPPYTSIRRNVYLIKKKRIGVRADTGCTNCRADSICKEDCECRGLSMSCSKNCRCSDLCTNRPFRKDKKIKIVKTERCGWGAVALEPLEKGDFVIEYVGEVIDDAICEQRLWDIRDRGDKNFYMCEISKDFTIDATFKGNASRFLNHSCEPNCKLEKWQVDGETRVGVFASRSIKVGEPLTYDYRFVHFGEKVECHCEAPNCQGYLGNQIKNPTQNALAIKEELEKSHEHSPIQHGSTASILHSMSHLLPWTNPNCIEVSFNLRSKSKITRICWVGKRKRTSLVASYNKHGNVGE; this is encoded by the exons ATGCCGGATCTGAGCACCGTCTACCTCCCTCCTTTTCCCGAACTTTCCGTCGACGCCGCGGGGGACCTCGCCGACGACCACGCCGgggatgccgccgccgccgccgcatcgatCGACGCGGCGCCCGCGTCCGCGTCTTCGTCTGCCTCTgtggaggacggcggcggcggcggcggcggcggccccctCATGCTCCCAGTGGAATGCCGGTGGAGCGGCCGTGTCCGCACCTTCGACATGTCGGGCGCGGGCGGTGCGGTCGCCTGCcccgccgcgcggcgcggcggcggcggcgggaagaaGCCGTCCTTTGCTCCGTCACCCGGTCCATCGCGGACGCAGGCTCCAGCGCCGGGTAAGACGCTCGAGGAACGCGTGAGCGAGTGGGCAGCTAGGAAGGCAGCGGCCGGCGTCCCTGCCCACCACTGCGTGCTGCCTTTCCTCACCGGTGCGCCAAAGGCG GTCGAATGCTGTTTGTGCTTCAGGATTATTTATGCTGGAGAAAAAATAAATTGTTCAGTTAGGTGCTGTCCAGAGGTCTTCCATCTTAACTGTGTTGTGAAAGGCACTTCAAACTTCACCGCTGAAAGCTTCAGGTGCCCTCAACAT GCCTGTATGGTTTGTAAGCAAAAGATGTTCTTTTGGCGCTGCGGGCGTTGTACAGTTGCAGCACATACAAAATGTGCACCATGGCCAATGATTCATCTAAAAGACGATCGAGGAAGTGCAATTTGCTGGAGGCATCCTTCTGACTGGCTTCTGCAAAATGAG AATGCTGACTTTACCAACAGCATAGAG GAAGTGTTTCACCGGCTACCTCTTCCATATGTTAATGAAGACTTCAATATTGATTCAACCATTAGGGATTTTGCTGAGGCTGTTTACAAGCCACCCCCCTATACGTCCATCAGGCGCA ATGTATATTTGATAAAAAAGAAGCGCATTGGTGTTCGTGCGGATACTGGGTGCACGAACTGCCGAGCTGATTCTATTTGCAAAGAAGACTGTGAATGCAG GGGTCTTTCGATGAGTTGTTCCAAGAATTGCCGCTGCTCAGATCTCTGTACCAACAGGCCATTCCGCAAGGATAAGAAAATTAAAATTGTGAAG ACAGAGCGTTGTGGATGGGGTGCTGTTGCATTGGAGCCATTGGAGAAAGGTGATTTTGTAATTGAGTATGTTGGTGAAG TCATTGACGACGCGATATGTGAACAAAGGCTTTGGGATATAAGAGATCGCGGTGACAAAAACTTCTACATGTGTGAAATCAGCAAAGATTTTACAATAGATGCAACATTTAAAGGAAATGCATCGCGTTTTCTAAACCACAGTTGTGAGCCCAACTGCAAACTCGAAAAATG GCAGGTTGACGGTGAGACAAGAGTTGGTGTCTTCGCCTCTCGTTCCATCAAAGTTGGAGAGCCCTTAACTTATGACTACAG GTTTGTACATTTTGGAGAGAAAGTGGAGTGCCACTGCGAGGCACCAAACTGCCAGGGCTACCTGGGCAACCAAATAAAGAACCCAACTCAAAACGCTCTTGCAATTAAAGAAGAGCTAGAGAAGTCACACGAACATTCGCCCATACAACACGGCAGCACTGCTTCAATATTGCACTCAATGTCTCATTTGTTACCTTGGACCAACCCCAACTGTATAGAGGTCTCTTTTAACCTGAGAAGCAAAAGCAAAATAACTCGGATATGCTGGGTCGGCAAGAGGAAGAGAACATCCCTCGTGGCATCTTACAACAAGCATGGCAACGTCGGTGAGTGA